From the genome of Apteryx mantelli isolate bAptMan1 chromosome 12, bAptMan1.hap1, whole genome shotgun sequence:
caagttggaggcctgtagctagcggtgtcccccaggggtcagtactgggtccagtcttgttcaacttcttcatcaatgacctggatgaaggaacagagtgcaccctcagcaaggttgctgatgatacaaaactgggaggagtggccaatacaccagagggctgtgctgccatttagggagacctggacaggctggagaggtgggcagagaggaacctcatgaagttcaacaaaggcaagtgcagggtcctgcacctggggaggactaaccccatgcaccagtacaggttgggggttgagctgctggaaagcagctctgcggagaaggacctaggagtcctgctggacaccaagttaagcatgaggcagcaatgtgcccttgtggctcagaaggccaatggtatcctggggtgcatcaggaagagtgttgccagcaggtcgagggaggtgattctccccctctcctcagccctgctgaggccacatctggagtactgcgtccagttctgggctccccaggacaagagggatgtgacactactggagcaagtgcagcgaagggctacaaagatgattaggggactggagcatctctcttatgaggaaaggctgagagagctgggcctgtttagcttggagaagagaagactgagaggagatcttatcaatgtgtacaagtatctgaagggagggtgtcgagaggatgggaccagactcttttcagtggtgccaagcgacaggacgtgaggcaacgggcacaaactgaaacacagacgcttccatctgaacatgaggaaatactttttcactgtgagggtgacagagcactggaacaggttgcccagagaggctgtggagtctccttctctggagatattcaaaacatgcctggatgcaatcctgtgcaatgtgctctaggtgaccctgcttgggcagggggttggactagatgatctccagaggtcccttccaacctcaaccattctgtgattctgtgacaacgAAGATAAATCCTGCCACTAGCTGTTCCCCGTTTAATCCCAGCTCATATCCGTCTGGGATGGCTGTAGCTGGCAGTCAGGCTTGGATGGGCCCTTTGTCCACTTCTTTTTCAAGCAATGAATATGCTAAAACTTTAGATGAGCTGTTTCCATTTCCAAGCATCTTAGAAGCTGCAAGATTTAGCCCCTCCGGAACCTCCGACTCCTCTGCTGGAGCAGCCATGCCTAAACCCACCAGGACACATGCAAGGGCAACCCCAGCACATTCCACTGGAACATGCAGTGATGGCTCCAAGTTCTAATTTCTGACTATGTATCCAGGTacctctgctccctgctcctctcccctggTGTGCAAAGTGCCCACATTACACAGAAAGGCAAGGTAAAGCAGATGGGGCCTGGGCAGGCCAAGCCTGGAAGTCTGCCAAGTATCGTGCACCACCCTCACCGCAGTCATCCTGCAACCTTGCTGCAGTGACATTTATTCATAAGAAGGGCTCAGCCTCCCTCTGAACAAACCCTGCTATATAGGGGCTGGCCTAGATGAAAGGTACCTGATCATAGCCACACGCATCTCTTGGTTCAATCCTTGCACCAATGGGCTCAAGTAGTATTAGGATCTGGGAACACAAGACACTAGCAAAGCTGCacttctcttgctctgtcttctaaACCCTGTTCCCCTATTGCTGCTACAGCAATTTTCCACTGGCCTCAGCAGAAGAGCTGGTAGAGAACCAGGCCCGGAGGGCTGAGGACTCTCCTCCCAAAAGCTCTCTGGCATAAAAGAGAGGCACGGATCCAAGCCTCTCGTTTGTGTGAAAGCCTCTCTGCAGCTCCCCGGTTCCCTGAGGACAGGCTTGGCTCAGCACCTATGATTAGTATCAACTGTACTTTCCAGGGGGGGTAATTAGTTCAGGTGAGGCAACTACTGACAATTGGCTGCTGTGGCCCGTCTCTTGGCAAGAGCACGAATCCCAAACAAGCAGCTCACATATCAaaggggctgcctgctccacaaGCAGATCCACCCTGTACATCTGTCCCTGCCCTGCAACCCGAAGCTGGGGGCATTGACAGCTTTTCCTGTTAGAGACCAGTGAAACCTGGAGCGCTGAGCAGAAGTGCGTAGCAAGCGTTCCCATTTTCATTGCTAAATTTTATGCTCCCGGAGTAGCTCTGCTGCATGGTGGAAAGTCAGCGAAGTACTGGTGCAGGTGGCTATACAACACCTTGGATAGAGCGCGCATGCACAAAACAATGCACAGCATCCTCCTTTCCAAATCTTCCTCTCTTCCAGCCAAGAGATGGAGAGCCAAGGTGTCAGGGAGGGAAAGCAATTGCCTAGAGGTAGGTGAAGGGTGTATCCTCCAAGGAAGGAACTCTAATGGGAGAGGATAAGACAGCTAACACCATGCAaaaggagagggagcaaaggCCAATTCGTACATCAGACTAAATTTATCAGCACAGTCTAATGGGATCCCAAGTAACCTTCCAAGTGAGGtagcaaaataaaacacttaaGCCATTGAAAACTAGACTGGTCAAAGAGCCCCGCAGAACAATCCCACATTGTCTGGAGAGCCAGGAAACAGATTTATTAGGTCACCCAGGCCATCTCCAATTTCAGTGAAATTGCCCTGTTCTAGGGATGGTTCCAACTCCCTCCTTCAGCGCTGCTGCTGTCCTTCACCGGGTAGCAGAAATTACaggaaggggaggggagcggtCCAGCAAAAGATCTCACGTTTTCAAGGATCAGGAAAAGCATTTGGGTAAGATATTTCTGCCATGCCAGACACTGCCCAGTGTGGATTCCCTTGGACTGAGGCTGCTCTGATGGAGGAACAGAAATACAGACTTGTGGCTCAAACAGCAAGAAACCTGCCAACTAGTTCAGAGCTTCACTTCCTCTGACACTGAAGGATCCAGCTGTCAAATACCTGATGACTCAGCACTAACTCTAGGTTATGCTTCCCAAGCCCCTCAGCAAGGCTCTGATCAAAGATGTCTTACCAGCCAGTATTACTCTAGACTTTTGAACGGGCTTCCTCTCCCAACTTTTATATCCCCACCCTGGCTACTTGTAAAGGTTGCTTACcaccaaagaaataaaaactgtgtgaaatatCACACCATCTCTCACTTTTTAAAGCTGGTGAGATACCTGCATTTCTGGAAGCATGAACTTTCATAGCGCCCAAACACCACAGGCACTTCAAGGCAAAGCGCCACTGGAAACACAGCCAGAAGATGCTGACAAACATTACGGCACTGCAACATTCAGCCACCATTCCCCAGCTGCTAGCGGACACCGCATAGCACTGCACACACCGCTAGTCACCGCAGCGCAGTTTCCAGCGTAGATCAGCCCAGATACTCAGATTCTGACATGGATAAAAGCATCTGAAAATACCTTCCGTGCCACATTACCCAGCCAactttgcagagctgcagccttgtGGTCAGGAGGGAGCAGGTGTGAGTCCTCACTGAAGTGCTGTGAGCACGCTGCTCAGGGCAGCCAGCCTGCCTCTTTTGCACAGAAACAAAGCAGTTTGAAAAGCAAAAGTTGCAGAGGGGTTTGAATTTGCTCCTCAGCACGATGTAGCGCAGGATGGCTTGGGGAATTACTCAAGAAAAACAGCCATTTCCAAGCAGGTAGCTCCAGAGAAGATGACTTGTAGGAAATAAACAAAGCAAGGATGTACATCTCCCTTCCCCATACTCCTCACCAATTGTAAAGTAGCCTGGAAGCTCACtgagaaaaaatacagtaatgGAAGACAACAGAAGATTAAGGTCTAATTGCAGTCATAAAACCAAGACAGAATCATTTACTGATTCCACAAGGCTTGAGGCATAAGTGAGCTTGTTCAGTTTTTCAGCCCTTAGTGCGCTTGTAACGAGCCAGAGCTTGCAACAATAGTTAAATTCAAATTGCATCAAGAACATTTAACAGTTTTGAACTTGCCTAGTATACGCAATGAGTTCAGACACACTGACTCTCTCATCAAGAATCCGGATTCAGCGCAAATGATTTAGTACACTGGATTAGTCTCAAATGTAATGACTAACTCTTGGAAACTTTTACACTATTTTTAAATCCCACTTGTCAGGGCAGCACCTGAAAATTAAATGAGAATCCCAAAGAGAATTATCCCAAAGACAAAAATTAAGCAGAAGTACCTTGCTGCTTCAAAGTAGAGATGTGATAGGCTAGTGCCACCTGGTGGGAAGCTTTTCTCCACTTGTTCAGTTTGATTCTGTCTGCTTTCTGTTCCATACTTCAGCTTTCTGGAGGCAAGACATGGGAACAAGAACCCAAAGACAGACACCAGACAAGCAGGAAGACCTGTGTAGTTCTTTCAGCCATTCAAACTTAGAGATTATCTTCCAGATATAGGACAGGTCACTCTACACTTTAGTCAGCAGCTTCTCAGCTATTGCATAAGGACTGATCAGATGGTGCCTCATTTGGAGGAGACACGCAGAGACAAAAACCAACTCGGCTCATTGCTGAGCTGGCTCGTATCTAACCAAGAAGCTTAAGGATGAGAGGCACTATATCCCATTAAGGTTCTGGAGAGGTGTTTGTCTAGCAACAGCTCCAGCTCCTTACAGTGCTCCCAACTCTGCTACAAATAACCCCCTTAACTCCACCAACACATCAGGCAAAGCCAGGTTGGTTGCCCTCATGAGTTTAGATAAATGGTGTGAAGTCAGCTGACCAGTTTTATCTGGAAATGAGTAAAGAGAGAGGGTTTGCAAAAGAAGAAGCAGTCACTCCAACAAGAAGAGGGTAAAAAACAGTGAGGCCAGAAATATTAACGCCACACCGCAGGGACTGGAAGAGGACAAGCTTTCCATAGAAGCATTTTGATCTCCTTGACAAGCAGAAAGGGAGCAGAGCGGTCCCCTCAGATGAGGGCCCTTCATTTTAGGTCTGTAGAAACGATAATGCTAAAACCCAAGTTTGACCATGCTGCCACTCCACAGAAGCACACAGAAGAAATAACTAGGGCCACTCTGACAGCTTTACACCAGGGGAAGACTTGCTCCTCCCAGCCTAAAGACAAGACCTGTGAACTCAGTGGCCTGGCAGGACAATACCAGATAAGGACAGAGGAGGAACAGGCTACAGACACCAGATTTTTGTAAAGTGACCCCAGACAAATCAAGACTTACTGGCCCAGTACATCACCGACTTGGAAAGGTTAAGCCAGTCtacacacacagcccagcaagaCAGAGCAACTCCCCAGCAGAGCCAACTCCATttaggatatatttatttttattattacacaTTTAACATCAAGATGACAGCCATTTTGACAGGACTGATCTTGACCCTGGCGCACAAGACATTCAGAGCCAGACAGAACCTCAGGAGCCCTGTCACAGTCCACAACTTCACTGTTTCCATCCTGCAGGGACACATCCTAGAAACGAATCCAGTACATGGCACTGCGGATACGGTTGTAATCCAAAAGCTGTTCAATAGGACCTGAGTGAGCGAAACAGAGTTAGTCACTGGAGAGGTAGTTAAAATTCCCGTGAAACAGTTCCCACATTCTTGGAGCAGACAGTGGCAGAGCAGACCATGCTCAGAATCCAGAATAGCTACACACAAAACTAGGCAAGTACAGCTCAAATCTGCACCAGAAAAGCTGGCAGAAACCATGTCCTGACAGAAGAACCGTTATTAATTTCCTCAGAGTAATTTGCCTTCTCCCGGTGCTCCGCAATGCTGAATACACTTTCACATTCAGGTATGAAATACAGGGAGCCACCAAATCACAGCGATTTTGATAAGTTCATTGCAGCTTCCTGTTTGAAAACCCTCTCCTTTTTCCAGACTGCTCTACTTTGTAGGCCCAGAGGAAACAGCTGCATAGAGGAGGGGAATCCACTACACACAGGaaggaggcagcagagctgagctgagctgagctagcTGTTCAGGCAGGCTTTCCAAGAGGAATTTGTCCTTGGCCAGACAGACATGTCGGAGCAGCACAAGAGAATCAGGCCCCTTCACTTCCCTTACATAAACCACCGTGACTCCAGGGTAAGGACACCTGGCAGATACCGTTGAGCCCCCACCCAGCTCTGGGACTCCCACTGTTAGTCACAGCTCCGCAGCAAGCAGAGAGGTGGGAGGATGGCCAGCAGCTCACTGTCACTGTACCTCCATCATCTGCGGGTTTGATTTCCTGGCAAACATGCCTTGGCACATCTAATGTGCAGAGGCAGGAAGATAACAGCAAAAGAACCAGAGTGATTAAGAGGCCAGAACAGATGTGTGGAAAGTGCCTGCACTTTGCTTCCACTCAGCTCCTGACCACCTCCTGGTTTTTTTGAGCTACCACATACTAATCGCCTGCTCACTTACCAACTGCTGCAACTGCTGGGCATTTGTCATAGATGTATTTACTGCAGACCTCCCGCACCATTCTTGCGTCAACAGCCTAAAAAGCATCAAACAAGCAGTCAATAACCCTTCCGCATTTCTCCAATTTGCAAGTTACTACTGACATTACATATCGAGACCATTAAAAACACACTGTCAGACCCTTTGGGGCCATCTGAACCAACTGTCTAGCTCTCATCCGCCACAAGGTCGGACAACGCTCCACATAAGGCATTCTTCTGAGGATACAGAAGACATGGCAGTCCAAAAACTGCAGTCTTAGAAGGGATACAGTGGCTGCAGAAGTATACAAACTAGAGAGTGGCCACCTCTAAGGAAACTGATACAGAATTTCAGGTTGTGTGGCTTAACACAGCCATACGCCCTTTTTCTGGGATGAACTGGATCCAGCCACAGGGACACAAGATACAGAGAGTCTGTGTCACACATTCTAACACGCAGATATCGCCATCAGTGAGCTGACtgcctggactccaggcatcttgaCTAAGGGATAAGTAAGCCTTGTGTCACTGCAGCAGACTAAGGCCAGAACCAAGGCTGACACCAAGTATGCTGAGGTACTCCAAAAAAACAAATGGATACCTACAGCAATCCTGGAATCCCATTCCTCCAGAGGGATACGGCGTCCATAGTTTAAGAGATGGCTTCCAATATTCTCACACACTGGGGTAGTACCTAGGAGATGTTGAAGACATCACATTGTgagcaaaataaaaagccttCTGGAATTTCATAGCTTGATCATCAGTCTGGAGAAAGCAGATACAACCAACTCTAGTTATTAAACAGCTCCAGATAAAACTCACAGTTGTAGTTACCATTCCAAGCAGCTCCAGCAGGAGTTAAGCAATAGAAAGATTCTCCCTAGTCTCCAGAATTGTTCACAGCTAATACAGACCAGTTTGAGTGTCTCATTTTAACTCTGCCAAGCAGCACATGAGCTCAGCACTCTGAGCAGCAGAATGACCAGAAGTTTACAGTCAGGGCCAGCCTGGAGCACAGAAGGCTGGGATCAGACGCTTTGACAACGGAGCAAGAGGaacacagagcagagcagagggactTTTGCTCAATGCCTGCCTGTGGTACTGTAACGTTTAGCAAAGAACTCCTGCTCCCCAGGAGGGACAGGAGTGGTAACCCTCTGAAAGCCTCATAGCGATCACTCCATAAACCAGAACATACCATCCAGCTGAGCCACCATGGCATTTCGGAGGAAGTTCTTGGCTCTCTTCACCTCTGACTCTGTGGTACTAGTGCACAGACGCATCCTGGAAAGGAGATGGAAAGACCACTAAAGAGTAAGTGAATCCCTCCCCTTCCCAAGCCCCTGCAGGAATAAGCCAATTTCAACGTTTCTCCTGCAGGCTAGAGACTCAATCTTGACCACTGCAGAGTAGCTAATAACAGGGGAGCACTgaacagcaggagagagaaagagttcAAGCTTACAGGCGGGGAGCATCAGCCAGCACTTTACATGCTGAGTTACACTCACAAAGCTCTAAGCAGCCTTGGTGCCGGCTCTAGCTTAGCCACCAGGCGAGGGGTCTGCGGTAGGCTGTCACAAGAGCCGGCCCGTCAGCTATTCCCACGCATGGCCAGCTGCTATGGAAACTGGTGCTGAAAGAACAAGGCAGTTCTACACAGTCTGTTAAACTCCAGCTGCTAAATCCCTTTCTCCCCTGCCAACAACAAGGTCTCTGGGGCAAGGGCTAACTCCATCTGCTCCGTACACAGCACAGCACGGCTCTGAATCTCCGTTGTAGCCTCTAACCATTACTGGGATATAAATGTACACAATAAGACAAACAGACAGAAGGTTCCCTAAGTCTGGGACGGCCCCAGCAGCGAGGCATTTATCAGTCACAACACAACAGTTGTGAACACAAGAATTCTGCCTGCTTTGCCCAAGTTTAAAAAGACAACGGAGATAAAAAGCCTCTTGGGCACCTGCAAGGACCTTTTCCCTAAAGAACAATCTCacttaaatataaaaaaaccctcatccCCAAATCTCAATGCTAAAATTGGGAAACCACGAGCTAAAAACCTAACCAGCCCAAAGGGATAAAACTAGCAACAGCAGTTTGATGAGAAGAAACAACTCCTGATACCTGTTTCTCTCAAAAGCCACATCCCAAGACAGTTATAGAAACCACTCGTAGGATGATTTGACCAGAACGTGAGTTATCAAGAAGTTCATATAGAGACACAGTGCTCTGAAGATCTAATATGAGTTCCACCAGTTCAGATGCCCTTGAGAGGGTCAGATCTTAAACAGAACCTTTTGCTGAAGGCATACTTACCACTCGCCCTGAGCGCAAGACAGCATATCGTCTATGGACAGAGGATCACAAACAAAATGGAAACCAAAGAGGCCGGTATCAGAGTAGGAGGTGTTGAATGTCTGGAAACTGTGGCAGAGTTTATGCTCCACGGCAAGTGTAGCCAGCCTGCTGGACTGATTCTGTAAATAGAGATACCCTCAGCCATTCCAATATAAAAGCTTTCTCAGAGCAAAAATCCCCTCCAATTGAGCTGTTTTCACAAAGACCACAGACAACACAGAGCACAACACATCCCAAGAACTGTCCCGGATCAGCCCCGATTACACTTCTATCCCACTTTCTAGATTCCTGACCACTTCACAGTTGGAAGGTAAACACAATAGCACCCCATTAGCACATCCACCCAAAGACTCCAGAATTAATTAAAGGGCTCTGGGCTTTCCCAGCCACATTCCCAACTCTCTTACCTTACCACCTCCAAATGTGCGGTCATAGCGTCCAATGATAGAGTTAGCCACAAGGAGGACGACATTGTCGGGATCAGCCCATCCTGGACCCTCCACGGCAAGGGCAATATGGGCATGGGGCAGAGCATCATCTCTGACACGGATCTAGAAAACcagcagggagcagaggagaGCTGCATCAGCACTATGGCTATGTCTGCTGTCTGGTGCAAAGCCAGGTGGACAAATTAGAGGACTTAATATTATCCCAGGGAAATCAAATAGTctcaggcagagctgagcacgAACCAGCTGCCTCTGGTTTCAGTTTTCCAGTAGATGATGTGAGCAACGACCTCACATTCCTAAAGGATTTTGGCCCTATCTAACACTCATTACACTGCAGCAACAAGCCCCAAGAAAGGAGCGTCGAGGCACTACCAAGCTGCTGCCTGTTCGCTCATTAGCTCCTCTGAGATATACGAACAGATTGTCCCTCCAAAAGGAGCTATACCTGGTTTCACATTCATTCAGCAGTTTGGCAACAGCTGCTTGCTTTGCTGAGGAACAAAACAACTTTACCTCGCTCCCGGTGAAGCGGCAGCGTGGGAGAATAGGCACAGCATCCTCTTTGTAAGTAAAGGGCACTCCACTGAAGTGTTGCTTAGCTACATCTACCAGCTCCTTGTGCGAAATACCTGACAACAGAGATTTGCAGCCTTAAACAGCTTCATTTAACAAAATCATCTTATTTTATGTTAGAGATAACAGCTCTGTGCGACAGGGGTTTGATCACCAGCTTGAAAATACCCGGGCTTTCTAAAGTCACAACGATCTAGGACTTACCTCCAGCAGCTGCCAGGACCATACGAGGTGCCTTGTAGTTAATATCAACATATGAAGCTAGATCTGCACGAGTCAGATGCCTAGAGCGCACAAAGAGACTTAATAAATTAGCAACTCGGAGATGGAAGGATGAGAAACTTATGGGAAGCAAGAGTACAGTGCAGAGACAGCAGCAATGTATTTGATTGTCTTAGTTATGGGGAAACAATACTTTCTAGAAGTGTGACTGCAGTGTCTGTTTTCCTCACACTGTTATTCTAGAACATAGAGAATGGAAATAAGCAGCCAAGAT
Proteins encoded in this window:
- the UQCRC1 gene encoding cytochrome b-c1 complex subunit 1, mitochondrial, whose translation is MAASSVCRVGCAAGRALLRGSRSPAALLTLTRNRGVVTYAQALHNIPETQVTTLENGLRVASEESNQPTCTVGVWIRVGSRYENEKNNGAGYFLEHLAFKGTKKRPCAAFEKEVESMGAHLNGYTSREQTAYYIKALSKDMPKVVELLADIVQNCALEESQIEKERGVILQELKEIDNNLTDVTFDYLHATAFQGTALGRTVEGTTETIKHLTRADLASYVDINYKAPRMVLAAAGGISHKELVDVAKQHFSGVPFTYKEDAVPILPRCRFTGSEIRVRDDALPHAHIALAVEGPGWADPDNVVLLVANSIIGRYDRTFGGGKNQSSRLATLAVEHKLCHSFQTFNTSYSDTGLFGFHFVCDPLSIDDMLSCAQGEWMRLCTSTTESEVKRAKNFLRNAMVAQLDGTTPVCENIGSHLLNYGRRIPLEEWDSRIAAVDARMVREVCSKYIYDKCPAVAAVGPIEQLLDYNRIRSAMYWIRF